A region from the Muribaculum gordoncarteri genome encodes:
- a CDS encoding DUF4421 domain-containing protein, whose protein sequence is MNPLLLRLRLTLVSLAVLCSAGAVAHDGVLPDSTSVDTLSAPTAKWYRQLIDNGFHINDPDIDYPGFWRWCVGVYNWGDRTFNSYDPDYVVGAGKNWKAGLKSYNWMENYTLLFPHKMRVNMVSDVFSDVGAYLSFMAVSVGYTLNANDVFGHPVANHHNFDFNFCCALFSANLNLSSTSGGTRITRFGDYNKGEHLSQRFDDVSLSSVGGDIYYFFNHSRYSQAAAYSYSKYQLRSAGSWIAGAAVTHQNINIDFSGLPPEMLEKLPGDYEKYRFHYTDYGLIGGYAYNWVLHPKRWLINATILPSIGYRHSYEGATEGRKDMFSTNVRAMMSVVYNHRSLYASLVGRYDGHIYYKSSYTFVNSNNSVTLNIGTRF, encoded by the coding sequence ATGAACCCACTCTTGCTCCGGCTTAGGTTGACTCTCGTGTCATTGGCTGTGCTGTGCTCGGCCGGTGCCGTTGCGCATGACGGCGTTTTGCCCGATTCGACTTCGGTTGACACACTTTCGGCACCCACGGCAAAGTGGTATCGTCAGCTGATCGATAACGGATTTCACATAAACGACCCCGACATCGACTATCCGGGATTCTGGCGATGGTGTGTGGGTGTCTACAACTGGGGCGATCGCACCTTCAACAGCTATGACCCCGATTACGTTGTGGGTGCCGGAAAAAACTGGAAGGCGGGATTGAAGAGCTACAACTGGATGGAGAACTATACGTTGCTATTCCCTCACAAGATGAGGGTGAACATGGTGTCGGATGTGTTCAGCGATGTCGGTGCTTACTTGTCGTTCATGGCCGTGAGCGTGGGTTACACCCTTAATGCCAACGATGTATTCGGTCATCCTGTGGCCAATCACCATAACTTCGACTTCAATTTCTGCTGCGCCCTGTTTTCGGCCAACCTGAATCTGTCGTCGACTTCGGGCGGTACCCGCATAACGCGCTTCGGCGACTACAACAAGGGCGAGCACCTGTCGCAGCGCTTCGACGATGTGTCGCTGTCATCGGTGGGAGGCGACATATACTACTTCTTCAACCATTCCCGCTATTCGCAGGCGGCTGCCTACAGCTACTCCAAGTATCAGCTGCGAAGCGCTGGCTCGTGGATTGCCGGCGCGGCGGTGACCCATCAGAACATCAACATCGATTTCTCGGGACTTCCACCCGAAATGCTCGAAAAGCTCCCGGGCGACTATGAAAAGTATCGCTTTCACTACACCGACTATGGTCTTATAGGCGGTTATGCCTATAACTGGGTGCTACATCCCAAGCGGTGGCTGATAAATGCCACGATTCTGCCGTCGATAGGCTACCGCCACTCCTACGAAGGCGCTACCGAAGGGCGCAAGGACATGTTTTCAACCAATGTGCGCGCTATGATGTCGGTTGTCTACAACCACAGGAGCCTTTATGCATCGCTCGTAGGGCGATATGACGGACACATATATTATAAAAGCTCCTACACATTTGTCAACTCCAATAATTCAGTCACATTAAACATTGGCACGCGTTTTTAA
- a CDS encoding linear amide C-N hydrolase, with amino-acid sequence MKLRFFICIAAMMASLTAPRADACSRILYVGEDSLRIVGRSLDWKTPIPTNLYVYPRGMAKVGNVGDNVVKWTSRYGSIYAVGYDGGVTEGMNEMGLAINGLFCKGTVYNNDSTAGRPGMSLAVFVAWLLDMNATTPEVVKVLKEHNFDISGATFDGGTVSALHWGITDAQGRSAILEFDHGAIKVYEGEDMKAMTNDPPYPEMQAINEYWIKVGGENMLPGTVKSPDRFVRGYFFDGHVEKTADSDLGLAIIRSILVNVSVPYTYRIEGEPNVSSTQWRSFANLRDRLYYFDIVTNPGIYYIDLKKCDLRPGAPVMKLDTSKSSVMIGDVTDRLKSSEPFKPMY; translated from the coding sequence ATGAAACTCCGATTCTTTATTTGTATTGCGGCTATGATGGCGTCGTTGACCGCACCTCGCGCCGATGCTTGTTCCCGCATCCTTTATGTGGGCGAGGATTCTCTTCGCATAGTGGGGCGTTCGCTTGATTGGAAAACTCCCATACCCACCAACCTGTATGTCTATCCGCGTGGAATGGCCAAGGTTGGCAATGTCGGAGATAACGTAGTGAAATGGACTTCTCGTTACGGTTCCATATATGCCGTAGGCTACGACGGAGGCGTGACCGAGGGCATGAACGAGATGGGACTTGCCATAAACGGCCTGTTCTGCAAGGGAACGGTCTACAACAACGACTCGACTGCCGGCCGTCCCGGAATGTCGCTTGCCGTGTTTGTTGCCTGGTTGCTCGACATGAATGCAACGACTCCCGAAGTGGTAAAGGTGCTTAAGGAGCACAACTTCGACATCTCGGGTGCTACATTCGACGGCGGAACGGTGTCGGCTCTACACTGGGGCATCACCGATGCTCAGGGCCGTAGCGCTATTCTTGAGTTTGACCACGGAGCCATAAAGGTTTACGAGGGTGAGGATATGAAGGCGATGACAAACGATCCTCCCTATCCCGAAATGCAGGCTATCAACGAGTACTGGATAAAGGTTGGCGGCGAAAACATGCTTCCCGGAACTGTAAAGAGCCCCGACCGCTTTGTACGCGGATACTTTTTTGACGGCCATGTTGAAAAAACCGCCGACTCTGACCTCGGACTTGCCATAATACGAAGCATATTGGTCAACGTTTCAGTGCCTTACACCTATCGTATCGAAGGCGAGCCCAATGTGTCATCGACTCAGTGGCGTTCGTTTGCCAATCTGCGCGACCGTCTTTACTACTTTGACATTGTGACCAACCCCGGTATATACTACATCGACCTTAAGAAGTGTGACCTGCGTCCCGGAGCTCCCGTCATGAAGCTTGACACATCCAAGTCGAGCGTGATGATTGGTGATGTCACCGATCGTCTTAAGTCGTCGGAACCCTTCAAGCCCATGTATTGA